A stretch of the Streptomyces ortus genome encodes the following:
- a CDS encoding glycosyltransferase family 2 protein, producing the protein MNAEPAVQLPAVSVIMPVLNEERHLRGAVQAILAQQYAGEMEVVIAIGPSTDRTEEIAAELVREDPRVHTVPNPTGRTPAALNAAIKASRHPVVVRVDGHGMLSPNYIATAVRLLEETGAQNVGGIMHAEGENDWEHAVAAAMTSKIGVGNAAFHTGGQAGPADTVYLGVFRRAALEQQGGYNEEFIRAQDWELNFRIREAGGLIWFSPELRVSYRPRPSMQALAKQYKDYGRWRHVVARYHSGSINLRYLAPPTAVVAIVLGLVVGAAVTPWGFLVPLGYLVAIALGSLPAGKGLPLKARLRIPVALATMHMSWGWGFLTSPKALARKVIASRRPAVLSET; encoded by the coding sequence ATGAACGCCGAACCCGCCGTGCAGCTTCCCGCCGTGTCCGTGATCATGCCCGTCCTCAACGAGGAACGGCATCTGCGCGGAGCCGTCCAAGCGATCCTCGCCCAGCAGTACGCGGGCGAGATGGAGGTCGTGATCGCCATCGGTCCCTCCACGGACCGTACGGAGGAGATCGCGGCCGAACTGGTGCGCGAGGACCCCCGGGTGCACACGGTCCCGAACCCGACCGGCCGCACCCCCGCCGCCCTGAACGCCGCGATCAAGGCCTCCCGCCACCCGGTCGTCGTCCGCGTCGACGGGCACGGCATGCTCTCGCCGAACTACATCGCGACCGCCGTGCGCCTCCTGGAGGAGACCGGCGCGCAGAACGTCGGCGGCATCATGCACGCCGAGGGCGAGAACGACTGGGAGCACGCGGTCGCCGCCGCCATGACCTCGAAGATCGGCGTGGGCAACGCGGCCTTCCACACGGGCGGCCAGGCCGGTCCCGCGGACACGGTCTACCTGGGCGTCTTCCGGCGGGCGGCGCTGGAGCAACAGGGCGGCTACAACGAGGAGTTCATCCGCGCCCAGGACTGGGAGCTGAACTTCCGGATCAGGGAGGCGGGCGGCCTCATCTGGTTCTCGCCCGAGCTGCGGGTCTCGTACCGTCCGCGCCCCTCGATGCAGGCGCTGGCCAAGCAGTACAAGGACTACGGCCGTTGGCGCCATGTCGTGGCGCGCTACCACTCCGGCTCCATCAACCTGCGCTATCTGGCACCGCCGACGGCGGTCGTCGCGATCGTCCTCGGCCTCGTGGTGGGCGCGGCGGTGACCCCCTGGGGCTTCCTGGTCCCCCTCGGCTACCTCGTCGCGATCGCGCTGGGCTCGCTGCCCGCGGGCAAGGGACTGCCCCTGAAGGCGCGGCTGCGGATCCCGGTGGCGCTGGCGACCATGCACATGTCGTGGGGCTGGGGCTTCCTCACCAGCCCGAAGGCGCTGGCCCGCAAGGTCATCGCGTCCCGCCGCCCGGCGGTACTGAGCGAGACCTGA
- a CDS encoding LCP family protein codes for MSTPPSSPAPPPRQRPVRQPVRGGRPQWAMRAATALSVAVLAAAGVGHAVVTGLDSDINRIDPFKDMKNRPARGHGMNVLLVGTDGRDRITPAEKEKYRLGGAPCHCTDTVMIVHLSEDRRRASVVSLPRDSYAETPPHIDRTTGERHRAHPVKLNAAYAEGGPQLTVRTVEKMTDVKIDHYLEVDFISFMKTVDVLGGVRICTVRPLKDTVTGLDLATGTHDLDGGQALQYVRSRHVDGASDLGRMQRQQRFLAALIARATSSGVLLNPIRFREVTQSVLGSVRADRGFGTNELVDLGRAMRGFSPSSSEFTTVPIGQMGYAVKGIGSTLKWDPKKAGRLFRTLRDDKPLAPHRVRSKARSVDVAPQQIRVQVENGTMTAGLGRRVDSGLAGTGFRTSRAPVNAQDRTLRRTVVRYDPRWDRSAKSLAAALPGSELHAVTGQGPVMKVLVGADFSGVRKVRAEDPTQGEFGAVTGDQVTCPPT; via the coding sequence TTGTCCACCCCGCCCAGCTCCCCCGCTCCTCCCCCACGACAGCGCCCGGTGCGGCAGCCCGTACGGGGCGGCCGGCCGCAGTGGGCCATGCGGGCGGCGACCGCGCTGTCCGTGGCGGTGCTCGCGGCGGCCGGCGTCGGACACGCGGTGGTCACCGGCCTCGACTCCGACATCAACCGGATCGACCCCTTCAAGGACATGAAGAACCGGCCCGCCCGCGGCCACGGCATGAACGTGCTCCTGGTCGGCACCGACGGACGGGACCGGATCACCCCGGCGGAGAAGGAGAAGTACCGGCTCGGCGGCGCCCCCTGCCACTGCACGGACACGGTCATGATCGTGCACCTCTCCGAGGACCGGCGGCGGGCCAGCGTGGTGAGTCTGCCGCGCGACTCGTACGCCGAGACGCCCCCGCACATCGACCGGACCACCGGCGAGCGGCACCGGGCGCACCCGGTCAAGCTGAACGCCGCGTACGCGGAGGGCGGGCCGCAACTGACCGTGCGCACGGTCGAGAAGATGACGGACGTGAAGATCGACCACTACCTGGAGGTCGACTTCATCAGCTTCATGAAGACCGTGGACGTGCTCGGCGGGGTACGGATCTGCACGGTCCGGCCGCTGAAGGACACGGTCACCGGGCTCGACCTCGCGACCGGGACGCACGACCTGGACGGCGGCCAGGCGCTGCAGTACGTGCGTTCACGGCACGTCGACGGGGCCTCCGACCTCGGCCGGATGCAGCGTCAGCAACGGTTCCTGGCGGCGCTGATCGCGCGGGCCACGTCGTCCGGGGTGCTGCTCAACCCGATCAGGTTCCGTGAGGTGACGCAGTCCGTGCTGGGCTCGGTGCGGGCGGACCGGGGTTTCGGGACGAACGAACTCGTCGACCTGGGGCGGGCGATGCGGGGCTTCTCGCCGTCGTCCTCGGAGTTCACGACGGTCCCGATCGGACAGATGGGGTACGCCGTCAAGGGCATCGGCTCGACGCTGAAGTGGGATCCGAAGAAGGCGGGGCGGCTCTTCAGGACCCTGCGCGACGACAAGCCGCTCGCTCCGCACCGGGTGCGGTCCAAGGCCCGCAGCGTCGATGTGGCTCCGCAGCAGATCCGGGTGCAGGTCGAGAACGGGACCATGACCGCGGGGCTGGGGCGGCGGGTCGACAGCGGGCTGGCGGGGACGGGGTTCCGTACGTCGCGGGCGCCGGTGAACGCGCAGGACCGGACGTTGCGGCGGACCGTCGTGCGGTACGACCCGCGGTGGGACCGGTCCGCGAAGTCGCTCGCGGCGGCGTTGCCTGGGAGTGAGCTGCACGCGGTCACCGGGCAGGGGCCCGTGATGAAGGTGCTGGTGGGGGCGGACTTCTCGGGAGTTCGCAAGGTGCGGGCGGAGGATCCGACGCAGGGGGAGTTCGGGGCGGTCACCGGCGACCAGGTGACCTGCCCCCCGACGTAG
- a CDS encoding acyl-CoA thioesterase encodes MTDQATTPESDIPGKPTSASRTTLSHIMSHNDTNLLGTVHGGVIMKLVDDAAGAVAGRHSGGPAVTASMDEMAFLEPVRVGDLVHVKAQVNWTGRTSMEVGVRVLAERWNESTPPQQVGSAYLVFTAVDADGKPRRVPAVCPETERDERRYQEAQIRRRHRLARRRAILDLRERRAAEGLD; translated from the coding sequence ATGACAGACCAGGCCACCACCCCGGAATCCGATATTCCGGGCAAGCCGACTTCGGCGTCCCGCACCACGCTCAGCCACATCATGAGCCACAACGACACCAACCTGCTGGGGACGGTGCACGGTGGAGTGATCATGAAGCTGGTCGACGACGCGGCCGGCGCGGTGGCGGGTCGGCACTCCGGAGGGCCTGCCGTCACGGCCTCGATGGACGAGATGGCGTTCCTGGAACCGGTGCGGGTGGGTGACCTGGTCCATGTGAAGGCGCAGGTCAACTGGACCGGGCGGACGTCCATGGAGGTCGGGGTCCGGGTCCTCGCCGAGCGGTGGAACGAGTCGACGCCGCCGCAGCAGGTGGGGTCGGCGTATCTCGTCTTCACGGCGGTGGACGCGGACGGGAAGCCGCGGCGGGTGCCGGCTGTGTGCCCGGAGACCGAGCGGGACGAGCGGCGGTACCAGGAGGCGCAGATCCGGCGCCGGCACCGGCTTGCGCGTCGGCGGGCGATTCTGGACCTCCGCGAACGCCGCGCGGCAGAGGGCCTGGACTAG
- a CDS encoding LCP family protein produces MAQSSVRGEGAPPRASHAGERSRSDGSPDTGESSGGSSQARRVPRARTASGGNGDDGGDGGRRARRPGGKPRRVLRWFALVLAVLILGTAGAGYLYYRHLNGNIEKGKRNNGESDVKKAEPNAAGQTPLNVLLLGSDSRNSKENVKLGGSKDQVGSKPLADVQMLVHVSADRKSASVVSIPRDTRVKIPECEDPETGDTYPETTNIINMSLQRGGAGCTLATWQNLTGVYIDHWMMVDFGGVVKMADAVGGVEVCVEQNVWDRPLPGVPGGSGLKLKAGSHKVKGKQALQWLRTRHAFESDLGRAKAQHMYMNSMIRTLKGQNAFTDSGRLMGLAEAATDSLEVSEEIGTVKKLYDLGMKLKSVPTDRFTMTTMPTVTDPLNANHLIPKPTDADKVWSMIRNDVSFDKGGKSGKNGKGKDGASGSPAATGPAAAPAEGLAVTVVNGTAGDDSEQAPVGSRATAIAGALQGKGFTKATASAQADPSSRTQITYPKSAGAQGRANALSVAKAVGVPSGQVRATADAVTTTLTIGSDWREGTAYPKQDTPDAGDLPESADALNGSEKDACMPVYKPYQY; encoded by the coding sequence ATGGCGCAGAGCAGTGTGCGTGGGGAGGGGGCTCCTCCACGCGCCTCGCATGCGGGAGAGCGGAGCCGCAGTGACGGTTCCCCGGATACGGGGGAATCGAGCGGCGGCTCCTCGCAGGCGCGGCGGGTACCGCGGGCGCGGACCGCGTCGGGCGGGAACGGCGACGACGGCGGGGACGGCGGCAGACGGGCGAGACGGCCGGGCGGCAAACCCCGGCGCGTACTCCGGTGGTTCGCGCTGGTCCTCGCGGTGCTGATACTCGGGACGGCCGGCGCCGGATACCTCTACTACCGCCATCTGAACGGCAACATAGAAAAGGGCAAGCGCAACAACGGCGAGTCGGACGTCAAGAAGGCGGAGCCCAACGCGGCCGGCCAGACACCGCTGAACGTCCTGTTGCTCGGCTCCGACAGCCGCAACTCCAAAGAGAACGTGAAGCTCGGCGGCAGCAAGGACCAGGTGGGCAGCAAGCCGCTGGCCGACGTCCAGATGCTGGTGCACGTCTCCGCGGACCGTAAGAGCGCCTCCGTGGTGAGCATCCCCCGGGACACCCGGGTGAAGATCCCAGAGTGCGAGGACCCCGAGACCGGGGACACGTACCCGGAGACGACCAACATCATCAACATGTCGCTGCAGCGCGGCGGTGCCGGCTGCACCCTGGCCACCTGGCAGAACCTCACCGGTGTCTACATCGACCACTGGATGATGGTCGACTTCGGCGGCGTGGTGAAGATGGCGGACGCCGTCGGCGGCGTCGAGGTGTGCGTGGAGCAGAACGTGTGGGACCGTCCGCTGCCGGGCGTCCCGGGCGGTTCCGGTCTGAAGCTGAAGGCGGGCAGCCACAAGGTCAAGGGGAAGCAGGCCCTGCAGTGGCTGCGCACCCGGCACGCCTTCGAGAGCGACCTGGGCCGTGCCAAGGCCCAGCACATGTACATGAACTCGATGATCCGCACGCTGAAGGGCCAGAACGCCTTCACCGACAGCGGCAGGCTGATGGGTCTGGCCGAGGCGGCCACCGATTCCCTGGAGGTCTCCGAGGAGATCGGTACGGTCAAGAAGCTGTACGACCTGGGGATGAAGCTCAAGTCCGTGCCGACGGACCGGTTCACGATGACGACGATGCCCACCGTGACGGACCCGCTGAACGCGAACCACCTGATCCCCAAGCCCACGGACGCGGACAAGGTGTGGTCGATGATCCGCAACGACGTGTCCTTCGACAAGGGCGGCAAGAGCGGGAAGAACGGGAAGGGCAAGGACGGCGCGTCCGGGAGCCCGGCGGCGACCGGGCCGGCCGCGGCGCCCGCCGAGGGGCTGGCCGTCACGGTCGTCAACGGCACCGCGGGCGACGACAGCGAGCAGGCGCCGGTGGGCAGCCGGGCCACGGCGATCGCGGGCGCCCTGCAGGGCAAGGGGTTCACCAAGGCCACCGCGAGCGCGCAGGCCGATCCCAGCTCGCGGACGCAGATCACGTACCCGAAGAGCGCGGGGGCGCAGGGCAGGGCCAACGCGCTGTCCGTGGCCAAGGCGGTCGGGGTGCCGAGCGGTCAGGTGCGTGCCACGGCCGACGCGGTCACCACCACGCTGACGATCGGCAGCGACTGGCGGGAGGGCACGGCCTATCCGAAGCAGGACACTCCCGACGCGGGTGACCTGCCCGAGAGCGCGGACGCCCTCAACGGCTCGGAGAAGGACGCCTGTATGCCGGTGTACAAGCCGTACCAGTACTGA
- a CDS encoding LCP family protein, producing the protein MDAQGRGRADDIDPADQWVLNPDTGDYELRLQNSAPQSSTVPGPRSRRAAGAAAPPRGRAVPGRERKGTPEEAPEPGVPGPRRRRAPEAPPPGRRKGRPKKSRGKKILLWTGGTMAFLLVGTSTAGYLYWKHLNGNITSVSDDGAGTGGFSKDRAINVLLVGTDKRTGDGNNGYGDSDSPGHADTTVLLHVSKDRTNATAMSIPRDLITDIPDCPTEQEDGSTKVIPGTPNTRFNESLGQEGRTPSCTMRTVTALTGVTMDHFMIADFNAVKTLTAAVDGVDVCLAKDIDDPDSHLKLSKGEHSIQGEEALAFVRTRHSVGFGGDLSRIEIQQQFLSSLMRKLKSNDTLTSPTKMLKLAEAGTKALTVDSKISSITKLRDLGTELGKFPTKNLSFTTVPVADNPAEKVKATVVLQEAKAKEMFALIKDDVSLTAVKQEKKKEKAAEAARLKGSKADPADVRVRVLNGGAVAGSAQETLNWLQLEEGITKSENAGNAGATLKKTTVEYAPDQADQARRLADLMGLSGSAMKPGKSVTNSQGLPAITLTLGEDFKGAGVSLTTPSTAPEDVEKSTADKVECAK; encoded by the coding sequence GTGGACGCGCAAGGCCGTGGGCGGGCGGACGATATCGACCCCGCAGACCAGTGGGTACTCAATCCGGACACCGGCGACTACGAACTGCGACTGCAGAATTCCGCACCGCAGTCGTCGACCGTTCCGGGCCCCCGTTCCCGCAGAGCGGCGGGCGCCGCGGCGCCCCCGCGCGGGCGCGCCGTTCCCGGCCGGGAACGGAAGGGAACACCGGAGGAGGCGCCGGAGCCCGGCGTGCCCGGGCCGCGCAGGCGCCGTGCGCCCGAGGCTCCGCCTCCGGGCAGGCGGAAGGGCCGGCCGAAGAAGTCGCGGGGCAAGAAGATACTGCTCTGGACCGGCGGCACGATGGCCTTCCTGCTGGTGGGGACGAGTACCGCCGGGTACCTCTACTGGAAGCATCTAAACGGCAACATCACGTCCGTCTCCGACGACGGCGCGGGAACCGGCGGCTTCAGCAAGGACCGGGCGATCAACGTCCTCCTGGTGGGCACGGACAAGCGCACCGGTGACGGCAACAACGGGTACGGCGACTCGGACAGCCCCGGCCATGCCGACACCACGGTGTTGCTGCATGTCTCCAAGGACCGTACGAACGCCACCGCGATGAGCATCCCGCGTGACCTGATCACCGACATCCCGGACTGCCCGACGGAGCAGGAGGACGGTTCCACCAAGGTCATCCCGGGCACGCCGAACACGCGCTTCAACGAGAGCCTGGGCCAGGAGGGCCGGACGCCGAGCTGCACGATGCGGACCGTCACCGCGCTCACCGGCGTCACGATGGACCACTTCATGATCGCCGACTTCAACGCGGTCAAGACGCTGACCGCGGCGGTCGACGGCGTGGACGTGTGTCTCGCCAAGGACATCGACGATCCGGACTCCCATCTGAAGCTGTCCAAGGGCGAGCACAGCATCCAGGGCGAGGAGGCGCTCGCCTTCGTCCGTACGCGCCACTCCGTGGGCTTCGGCGGCGACCTCAGCCGGATCGAGATCCAGCAGCAGTTCCTCAGCTCCCTGATGCGCAAGCTGAAGTCGAACGACACACTCACCAGTCCGACCAAGATGCTGAAGCTGGCGGAGGCGGGCACCAAGGCGCTGACCGTCGACTCGAAGATCAGCAGCATCACCAAGTTGCGTGACCTGGGTACCGAGTTGGGCAAGTTCCCCACCAAGAACCTGTCCTTCACCACCGTGCCGGTGGCCGACAACCCTGCCGAGAAGGTCAAGGCCACGGTGGTCCTCCAGGAGGCCAAGGCCAAGGAGATGTTCGCCCTGATCAAGGACGACGTCTCGCTGACCGCGGTCAAGCAGGAGAAGAAGAAGGAGAAGGCCGCCGAGGCCGCCCGCCTCAAGGGCAGCAAGGCCGATCCGGCCGACGTCCGTGTGCGGGTCCTCAACGGCGGCGCGGTCGCCGGTTCCGCGCAGGAGACCCTCAACTGGCTGCAGCTCGAAGAGGGCATCACGAAGTCCGAGAACGCGGGCAACGCCGGGGCGACGCTGAAGAAGACAACCGTCGAGTACGCTCCCGACCAGGCCGATCAGGCACGCAGGCTCGCCGATCTCATGGGTCTGTCCGGATCGGCCATGAAGCCGGGCAAGAGCGTGACCAACTCCCAGGGTCTCCCTGCGATCACGCTGACCCTCGGTGAGGACTTCAAGGGGGCCGGGGTCTCTCTGACCACTCCGTCGACGGCGCCGGAGGACGTCGAGAAGTCCACGGCGGACAAGGTCGAGTGCGCCAAGTGA
- a CDS encoding LCP family protein, with amino-acid sequence MRRRRRWVRWVGVGVGVTLVGAAGTGWAVYEKLNANITSDDDTAAELARYEKERPTALVHAAQNILLIGSDSRSGDGNSEYGRDSGTERSDTTILLHLAANRRSTTAVSLPRDLMVRIPGCRRPGGARTAPVFSMFNNAFQKGGPACTIRTVEKLTGVRVDHHMVVDFHGFKDMVEAVDGVEVCLKEPIDDPAAKLRLPAGKVRLNGEQALGYVRARKTIGDGSDTDRMDRQQRFLGALVNKVRSNDVLLNPAKLYPVLDAATSSLTTDPGLANLRGLYDLVRGMRDIPTERVQFLTVPRESYALDANRDQLVEPDAQKLFERLRRDAPLEVATEVPEDSGAKRSTPEPVDDPDRHGYSYDFERYRPGNGAEKGRSGSGSGADHGTSGEKRADGTSARPDATPSPAPTFRGNTAAEDVCG; translated from the coding sequence ATGCGGCGGCGCAGGCGGTGGGTGCGGTGGGTGGGGGTCGGTGTCGGCGTGACCCTCGTGGGCGCCGCGGGAACCGGCTGGGCGGTGTACGAGAAGCTGAACGCCAACATCACCTCGGACGACGACACGGCCGCCGAACTCGCCCGCTACGAGAAGGAACGGCCCACCGCGCTGGTGCACGCCGCGCAGAACATCCTGCTGATCGGGTCGGACTCGCGGTCCGGGGACGGCAACAGCGAGTACGGCAGGGACTCCGGCACCGAGCGCTCCGACACCACGATCCTGCTGCACCTCGCGGCGAACCGGCGCAGCACCACCGCCGTATCGCTGCCGCGCGACCTCATGGTCCGCATACCGGGCTGCCGCCGGCCGGGCGGCGCCCGCACCGCGCCGGTGTTCTCGATGTTCAACAACGCCTTCCAGAAGGGCGGTCCGGCCTGCACGATCCGTACCGTCGAGAAGCTGACCGGCGTGCGCGTGGACCATCACATGGTGGTGGACTTCCACGGGTTCAAGGACATGGTCGAGGCGGTCGACGGCGTCGAGGTGTGCCTGAAGGAGCCGATCGACGACCCCGCCGCGAAACTGCGGCTGCCCGCGGGCAAGGTGCGGCTGAACGGCGAGCAGGCCCTCGGTTACGTACGGGCCCGGAAGACCATCGGCGACGGCAGCGACACCGACCGGATGGACCGCCAGCAGCGTTTCCTGGGCGCGCTCGTCAACAAGGTGCGCAGCAACGACGTACTGCTGAATCCCGCGAAGCTCTATCCCGTGCTGGACGCGGCCACGTCGTCCCTCACGACCGACCCCGGCCTTGCGAACCTGCGGGGGTTGTACGACCTGGTGCGCGGCATGCGCGACATCCCCACCGAACGGGTGCAATTCCTTACCGTGCCGAGGGAGTCGTACGCTCTCGACGCCAATCGCGACCAGCTCGTGGAACCCGATGCGCAGAAACTCTTCGAGCGGTTGCGCAGGGACGCTCCGCTGGAGGTCGCGACGGAAGTTCCGGAGGATTCCGGCGCAAAGAGGAGTACACCGGAACCCGTCGACGACCCGGACCGGCACGGTTATTCGTACGACTTCGAGCGCTATCGGCCGGGCAACGGGGCCGAAAAGGGTCGTTCCGGGTCCGGTTCGGGTGCGGACCACGGCACATCGGGCGAAAAGCGTGCCGACGGGACCTCGGCCAGGCCGGACGCCACACCGAGTCCCGCGCCGACTTTCCGGGGAAACACGGCCGCCGAGGATGTGTGCGGTTAG